In one Anas platyrhynchos isolate ZD024472 breed Pekin duck chromosome 8, IASCAAS_PekinDuck_T2T, whole genome shotgun sequence genomic region, the following are encoded:
- the HTATIP2 gene encoding oxidoreductase HTATIP2 encodes MAATGGGGSGAGSCFVLGASGATGQALLRELRARGLFARVTLIGRRHLSLAEESGTAVEQVVVDFERLSEHATAFRGHDVGFCCLGTTRSKAGADGFVRVDRDYVAQAAELARAGGCKHFVTLSSQGANEHSRFLYLRVKGEVEKLVQAVGFDRCTILRPAVLLCTRQEFRPLEWLTQHVLGAVAWFFPTAYSVPVQTVARAMVASVLQPGGGKVEVLENKAIHQLGKAEPQLGT; translated from the exons ATGGCGGCCACGGGCGGCGGTGGCAGTGGGGCCGGGTCCTGCTTCGTGCTGGGGGCCTCGGGGGCCACGGGGCAGGCACTGCTGCGGGAGCTGCGGGCACGGGGGCTCTTCGCCAGGGTGACGCTGATCGGGCGCCGCCACCTCAGCCTGGCCGAGGAGAGCGGCACGGCCGTG gagcaggtggtGGTGGATTTTGAGAGGCTGAGCGAGCACGCCACTGCTTTCCGGGGCCACGACGTGGGCTTCTGCTGCCTGGGCACCACCCGAAGCAAGGCGGGTGCG GATGGCTTTGTCCGCGTGGACCGGGACTACGTGGCGCAGGCGGCAGAGCTGGcacgggcagggggctgcaagcaCTTCGTCACGCTGTCCTCACAGGGTGCCAATGAGCACAGCCGCTTCCTCTACCTGCGGGTGAAG GGAGAAGTGGAGAAGCTGGTCCAGGCTGTTGGCTTCGATCGCTGCACCATCCTCCGGCCAGC ggtgctgctgtgcaCACGCCAGGAGTTTCGCCCCCTGGAGTGGCTCACCCAGCACGTTCTGGGAGCCGTGGCCTGGTTCTTCCCCACCGCCTACTCGGTGCCCGTGCAGACAGTGGCGAGGGCGATGGTGGCCAGCGTGCTGCAGCCGGGCGGGGGGaaggtggaggtgctggagAACAAGGCCATCCATCAGCTGGGAAAGGCAGAGCCGCAGCTGGGCACGTAG
- the LOC113844379 gene encoding 1-phosphatidylinositol phosphodiesterase-like → MDAFDCTPQPAACCPDWMAGLPDALPLSRLSIPGTHDSLSLFGGRRLRCQSWGLEAQLAAGVRFLDVRCKLERGELRVYHLCTFQRASLRGVLRRTLRFLRAHPGEAVLMRIKEELPFFSRPGFAARLQRCLLEEGRGRLWCREEVPTLGQARGKIVVLEALEQAVLGIPYEQLSISDAWNVLSLERKWARARRHLEAAAGGDPAKMHLTFCSGNGLFTCPEEVARFVNPRCYRHLRRRSGQAVRWGVVIMDFPGAGLLRLIVDSNAPWASGSITEAPGTPTAPRWRRGRALRAVPLGPVSPVALPAPRVRRKTSVSLGKKRGRSSRVAPRSLRVTAA, encoded by the coding sequence ATGGATGCGTTCGACTGCACGCCCCAGccggctgcctgctgccccgaCTGGATGGCGGGGCTGCCCGACGCCCTGCCCCTCTCCCGCCTCTCCATCCCTGGCACCCACGACTCCCTCAGCCTGTTCGGCGGCCGGCGCCTGCGGTGCCAGAGCTGGGGCCTGGAGGCGCAGCTGGCGGCCGGCGTGCGCTTCTTGGACGTGCGCTGCAAGCTGGAGCGGGGCGAGCTCCGCGTCTACCACCTCTGCACCTTCCAGCGGGCCAGCCTGCGGGGCGTCCTGCGCCGCACCCTGCGCTTCCTCCGCGCCCACCCCGGCGAGGCCGTGCTCATGCGCATCAAGGAGGAGCTGCCCTTCTTCTCCCGGCCCGGCTTCGCCGCCCGGCTCCAGCGCTGCTTGCTGGAGGAGGGACGGGGCCGCCTGTGGTGCCGCGAGGAGGTGCCCACGCTGGGCCAGGCGCGAGGCAAGATCGTGGTGCTGGAGGCGCTGGAGCAGGCGGTGCTGGGCATCCCCTACGAGCAGCTGAGCATCAGCGACGCCTGGAACGTGCTCTCGCTGGAGAGGAAATGGGCCCGAGCGCGGCGGCACCTGGAGGCGGCGGCCGGCGGGGACCCCGCCAAGATGCACCTCACCTTCTGCTCCGGCAACGGGCTCTTCACCTGCCCCGAGGAGGTGGCTCGCTTCGTCAACCCCCGCTGCTACCGGCACCTGCGGCGCCGCTCGGGGCAGGCGGTGCGCTGGGGGGTGGTCATCATGGACTTCCCCGGGGCAGGCCTCCTGCGGCTCATCGTGGACAGCAACGCCCCGTGGGCGAGTGGGAGCATCACAGAGGCACCCGGCACCCCCACGGCACCCCGGTGGCGGAGGGGACGGGCGCTGCGGGCGGTACCACTAGGGCCGGTGTCCCCAGTGGCACTGCCAGCCCCACGCGTCCGCCGAAAAACATCGGTGTCCTTGGGGAAGAAGAGAGGCCGTAGCTCCCGTGTGGCACCGCGAAGCCTTCGTGTGACGGCTGCGTGA